In Mycobacterium tuberculosis H37Rv, a single window of DNA contains:
- the PPE54 gene encoding PPE family protein PPE54 (Member of the Mycobacterium tuberculosis PPE protein family) produces the protein MSFVVMPPEINSLLIYTGAGPGPLLAAAAAWDELAAELGSAAAAFGSVTSGLVGGIWQGPSSVAMAAAAAPYAGWLSAAAASAESAAGQARAVVGVFEAALAETVDPFVIAANRSRLVSLALSNLFGQNTPAIAAAEFDYELMWAQDVAAMLGYHTGASAAAEALAPFGSPLASLAAAAEPAKSLAVNLGLANVGLFNAGSGNVGSYNVGAGNVGSYNVGGGNIGGNNVGLGNVGWGNFGLGNSGLTPGLMGLGNIGFGNAGSYNFGLANMGVGNIGFANTGSGNFGIGLTGDNLTGFGGFNTGSGNVGLFNSGTGNVGFFNSGTGNWGVFNSGSYNTGIGNSGIASTGLFNAGGFNTGVVNAGSYNTGSFNAGEANTGGFNPGSVNTGWLNTGDINTGVANSGDVNTGAFISGNYSNGVLWRGDYQGLLGFSSGANVLPVIPLSLDINGGVGAITIEPIHILPDIPININETLYLGPLVVPPINVPAISLGVGIPNISIGPIKINPITLWPAQNFNQTITLAWPVSSITIPQIQQVALSPSPIPTTLIGPIHINTGFSIPVTFSYSTPALTLFPVGLSIPTGGPLTLTLGVTAGTEAFTIPGFSIPEQPLPLAINVIGHINALSTPAITIDNIPLNLHAIGGVGPVDIVGGNVPASPGFGNSTTAPSSGFFNTGAGGVSGFGNVGAHTSGWFNQSTQAMQVLPGTVSGYFNSGTLMSGIGNVGTQLSGMLSGGALGGNNFGLGNIGFDNVGFGNAGSSNFGLANMGIGNIGLANTGNGNIGIGLSGDNLTGFGGFNSGSENVGLFNSGTGNVGFFNSGTGNLGVFNSGSHNTGFFLTGNNINVLAPFTPGTLFTISEIPIDLQVIGGIGPIHVQPIDIPAFDIQITGGFIGIREFTLPEITIPAIPIHVTGTVGLEGFHVNPAFVLFGQTAMAEITADPVVLPDPFITIDHYGPPLGPPGAKFPSGSFYLSISDLQINGPIIGSYGGPGTIPGPFGATFNLSTSSLALFPAGLTVPDQTPVTVNLTGGLDSITLFPGGLAFPENPVVSLTNFSVGTGGFTVFPQGFTVDRIPVDLHTTLSIGPFPFRWDYIPPTPANGPIPAVPGGFGLTSGLFPFHFTLNGGIGPISIPTTTVVDALNPLLTVTGNLEVGPFTVPDIPIPAINFGLDGNVNVSFNAPATTLLSGLGITGSIDISGIQITNIQTQPAQLFMSVGQTLFLFDFRDGIELNPIVIPGSSIPITMAGLSIPLPTVSESIPLNFSFGSPASTVKSMILHEILPIDVSINLEDAVFIPATVLPAIPLNVDVTIPVGPINIPIITEPGSGNSTTTTSDPFSGLAVPGLGVGLLGLFDGSIANNLISGFNSAVGIVGPNVGLSNLGGGNVGLGNVGDFNLGAGNVGGFNVGGGNIGGNNVGLGNVGFGNVGLANSGLTPGLMGLGNIGFGNAGSYNFGLANMGVGNIGFANTGSGNFGIGLTGDNLTGFGGFNTGSGNVGLFNSGTGNVGFFNSGTGNWGVFNSGSYNTGIGNSGIASTGLFNAGGFNTGVVNAGSYNTGSFNAGQANTGGFNPGSVNTGWLNTGDINTGVANSGDVNTGAFISGNYSNGAFWRGDYQGLLGFSYRPAVLPQTPFLDLTLTGGLGSVVIPAIDIPAIRPEFSANVAIDSFTVPSIPIPQIDLAATTVSVGLGPITVPHLDIPRVPVTLNYLFGSQPGGPLKIGPITGLFNTPIGLTPLALSQIVIGASSSQGTITAFLANLPFSTPVVTIDEIPLLASITGHSEPVDIFPGGLTIPAMNPLSINLSGGTGAVTIPAITIGEIPFDLVAHSTLGPVHILIDLPAVPGFGNTTGAPSSGFFNSGAGGVSGFGNVGAMVSGGWNQAPSALLGGGSGVFNAGTLHSGVLNFGSGMSGLFNTSVLGLGAPALVSGLGSVGQQLSGLLASGTALHQGLVLNFGLADVGLGNVGLGNVGDFNLGAGNVGGFNVGGGNIGGNNVGLGNVGWGNFGLGNSGLTPGLMGLGNIGFGNAGSYNFGLANMGVGNIGFANTGSGNFGIGLTGDNLTGFGGFNTGSGNVGLFNSGTGNVGFFNSGTGNWGVFNSGSYNTGIGNSGIASTGLFNAGGFNTGVVNAGSYNTGSFNAGQANTGGFNPGSVNTGWLNTGDINTGVANSGDVNTGAFISGNYSNGAFWRGDYQGLLGFSYTSTIIPEFTVANIHASGGAGPIIVPSIQFPAIPLDLSATGHIGGFTIPPVSISPITVRIDPVFDLGPITVQDITIPALGLDPATGVTVGPIFSSGSIIDPFSLTLLGFINVNVPAIQTAPSEILPFTVLLSSLGVTHLTPEITIPGFHIPVDPIHVELPLSVTIGPFVSPEITIPQLPLGLALSGATPAFAFPLEITIDRIPVVLDVNALLGPINAGLVIPPVPGFGNTTAVPSSGFFNIGGGGGLSGFHNLGAGMSGVLNAISDPLLGSASGFANFGTQLSGILNRGADISGVYNTGALGLITSALVSGFGNVGQQLAGLIYTGTGP, from the coding sequence ATGAGTTTTGTCGTAATGCCGCCAGAGATCAACTCCCTGCTGATATATACCGGGGCGGGTCCGGGCCCCCTGTTGGCGGCGGCCGCGGCCTGGGATGAGCTGGCCGCCGAGCTGGGCTCGGCGGCGGCGGCTTTCGGGTCGGTGACCTCGGGGCTGGTCGGTGGTATCTGGCAGGGGCCGTCCTCGGTCGCGATGGCGGCGGCGGCCGCCCCGTATGCGGGGTGGTTGAGCGCGGCGGCGGCCTCCGCCGAGTCGGCGGCCGGGCAGGCCCGGGCGGTGGTGGGTGTGTTCGAGGCGGCGTTGGCCGAGACGGTGGACCCCTTCGTCATCGCGGCCAATCGGTCGAGGTTAGTGTCGCTGGCGTTATCGAATCTGTTCGGCCAGAACACGCCGGCGATCGCGGCCGCGGAGTTCGACTACGAGCTGATGTGGGCCCAGGACGTGGCCGCGATGCTGGGGTACCACACCGGCGCCTCGGCGGCGGCCGAGGCGTTGGCGCCGTTTGGCTCGCCGCTGGCAAGCCTGGCGGCCGCCGCCGAGCCGGCCAAGTCGCTCGCCGTCAATCTGGGTTTGGCCAACGTTGGCCTCTTCAACGCGGGAAGCGGCAACGTCGGCAGCTACAACGTGGGGGCCGGCAACGTCGGGAGCTACAACGTGGGCGGCGGCAATATCGGTGGCAACAATGTCGGGTTGGGCAATGTCGGGTGGGGCAACTTTGGGCTCGGGAATTCGGGGTTAACGCCGGGTCTGATGGGTCTGGGTAATATCGGGTTTGGTAATGCCGGCAGCTACAATTTCGGTTTGGCGAATATGGGTGTGGGCAATATTGGGTTCGCTAACACCGGCAGTGGGAATTTCGGTATTGGGTTGACCGGTGATAATCTGACCGGGTTCGGTGGTTTCAATACCGGTAGCGGGAATGTGGGGTTGTTTAATTCGGGGACCGGTAATGTGGGGTTCTTTAACTCCGGCACCGGGAACTGGGGGGTGTTCAATTCGGGGAGCTATAACACCGGGATCGGTAATTCGGGGATTGCCAGCACGGGGTTGTTCAACGCGGGTGGGTTCAATACGGGTGTGGTCAATGCGGGTAGCTACAACACCGGCAGTTTCAACGCGGGGGAGGCCAATACGGGCGGTTTCAACCCGGGCAGTGTCAACACGGGTTGGTTGAACACCGGTGACATCAACACCGGGGTGGCCAACTCCGGCGACGTCAACACCGGTGCCTTCATCTCCGGTAACTACAGCAACGGCGTCTTGTGGCGGGGCGACTACCAGGGCCTGCTCGGCTTCTCCTCGGGAGCGAACGTTCTTCCTGTCATTCCCCTCAGCCTGGACATAAACGGTGGTGTCGGCGCCATCACTATCGAGCCCATCCACATACTTCCCGACATCCCGATCAACATCAACGAAACCCTCTACCTCGGACCCTTGGTCGTCCCGCCCATCAACGTCCCGGCAATCTCGCTCGGCGTCGGCATACCCAATATTTCGATCGGCCCCATCAAAATCAATCCCATCACCCTGTGGCCGGCACAAAACTTCAACCAAACCATCACGCTGGCCTGGCCCGTCTCGTCCATAACAATTCCCCAAATCCAACAGGTCGCCCTCAGCCCTTCCCCCATTCCCACAACCTTGATCGGCCCAATACATATCAATACCGGGTTTTCCATCCCAGTAACCTTCAGTTATTCCACCCCAGCCCTCACCCTTTTCCCGGTTGGCCTCAGCATTCCCACCGGGGGGCCGCTCACCCTGACTCTTGGCGTAACGGCAGGCACCGAGGCCTTCACCATTCCGGGATTCTCGATTCCCGAGCAACCACTTCCGCTGGCGATCAACGTGATTGGCCACATCAACGCCCTGAGCACCCCGGCAATCACCATCGACAACATCCCCCTGAACCTGCACGCCATCGGCGGCGTCGGGCCCGTCGACATCGTGGGCGGCAACGTTCCGGCGTCGCCGGGGTTCGGGAATTCGACCACCGCCCCGTCCTCGGGCTTCTTTAACACCGGCGCCGGCGGGGTGTCGGGATTCGGGAACGTCGGCGCGCACACCTCGGGCTGGTTTAACCAGTCCACCCAGGCCATGCAGGTGTTGCCGGGAACGGTTTCGGGCTATTTCAACTCCGGCACGTTGATGTCGGGTATCGGCAATGTAGGTACTCAGTTGTCGGGGATGTTGTCGGGCGGCGCGCTGGGCGGCAACAACTTCGGATTGGGCAATATCGGGTTCGACAACGTCGGGTTCGGCAATGCCGGCAGCAGCAATTTCGGCCTGGCGAACATGGGCATCGGCAACATCGGGTTGGCCAATACCGGCAACGGGAATATCGGTATCGGGCTCAGCGGGGACAATCTGACTGGGTTCGGTGGTTTCAATTCGGGCAGCGAGAATGTGGGATTGTTCAATTCGGGTACCGGCAATGTCGGGTTCTTCAACTCCGGCACCGGGAATTTGGGCGTATTCAATTCGGGAAGCCACAACACCGGTTTCTTCTTAACGGGCAACAACATCAACGTCCTGGCCCCCTTCACCCCCGGCACCCTTTTCACCATTTCCGAAATCCCCATTGACCTGCAGGTGATTGGCGGGATCGGTCCCATCCACGTCCAGCCCATCGATATTCCGGCATTCGACATACAAATCACCGGGGGATTCATCGGGATCCGCGAATTCACTCTCCCGGAGATCACCATTCCCGCGATCCCGATCCACGTGACCGGAACCGTCGGCCTCGAGGGTTTTCACGTGAATCCCGCGTTTGTTCTTTTCGGGCAAACCGCCATGGCAGAAATCACCGCGGACCCGGTCGTCTTGCCGGACCCGTTCATCACGATCGACCACTACGGCCCGCCGCTAGGCCCACCCGGCGCGAAATTCCCCTCCGGGTCGTTCTACCTCAGCATCAGCGACCTGCAGATCAATGGACCCATCATCGGCAGCTACGGCGGCCCGGGCACGATCCCCGGCCCGTTCGGCGCGACTTTCAATCTGTCCACATCGTCCTTGGCCTTGTTCCCGGCCGGCCTCACCGTTCCCGACCAAACACCGGTGACCGTCAACCTGACCGGCGGCCTGGACAGCATCACGCTATTCCCGGGCGGCCTGGCGTTCCCGGAAAACCCCGTGGTCAGCCTCACCAACTTCTCCGTCGGCACCGGTGGATTCACCGTGTTCCCGCAGGGTTTCACGGTTGACCGCATCCCGGTGGACCTGCACACCACCCTTTCTATTGGCCCTTTCCCGTTCCGGTGGGACTACATCCCGCCAACCCCGGCCAACGGCCCCATTCCGGCGGTCCCAGGCGGCTTTGGCCTCACCAGCGGGCTGTTTCCATTTCACTTCACCCTCAACGGCGGCATCGGCCCCATCAGCATCCCGACCACCACCGTTGTGGATGCGCTAAATCCCCTCCTGACCGTCACGGGAAACCTCGAGGTCGGCCCCTTTACCGTCCCGGACATCCCCATCCCCGCCATCAATTTTGGCCTCGACGGAAACGTCAATGTGAGTTTTAACGCCCCGGCCACTACCCTGCTGTCCGGCCTGGGCATCACGGGAAGCATCGATATCTCCGGAATCCAAATCACGAATATACAGACCCAGCCCGCCCAGCTGTTCATGTCGGTCGGTCAGACTCTTTTCTTGTTTGACTTCAGAGACGGCATCGAACTGAATCCGATTGTAATTCCGGGAAGTTCTATTCCCATCACCATGGCGGGACTCAGTATCCCGTTGCCCACTGTCAGTGAATCCATACCGCTCAACTTCTCTTTCGGTTCCCCGGCATCCACCGTAAAGTCAATGATTCTGCACGAAATCCTGCCTATCGACGTGTCCATCAACCTCGAGGACGCCGTCTTCATCCCGGCCACCGTGCTGCCCGCAATTCCGCTGAACGTGGACGTCACAATCCCGGTGGGCCCCATCAACATCCCGATCATCACCGAGCCGGGCTCAGGGAACTCCACCACCACCACGTCGGATCCCTTCAGCGGTTTGGCTGTCCCGGGCCTGGGTGTGGGACTGTTGGGCCTGTTCGACGGGAGCATCGCCAACAACCTGATCTCGGGCTTCAATTCCGCGGTCGGGATCGTCGGCCCGAACGTGGGGTTGAGCAACCTCGGTGGCGGCAATGTCGGGTTGGGCAATGTCGGGGACTTTAACCTGGGTGCGGGCAACGTCGGTGGGTTCAATGTGGGTGGCGGCAATATCGGCGGCAACAATGTCGGGTTGGGCAATGTCGGGTTTGGCAATGTCGGGTTGGCGAATTCGGGGTTAACGCCGGGTCTGATGGGTTTGGGTAATATCGGGTTTGGTAATGCCGGCAGCTACAATTTCGGTTTGGCGAATATGGGTGTGGGCAATATTGGGTTCGCTAACACCGGCAGTGGGAATTTCGGTATTGGGTTGACCGGTGATAATCTGACCGGGTTCGGTGGTTTCAATACCGGCAGCGGGAATGTGGGGTTGTTTAATTCGGGGACCGGTAATGTGGGGTTCTTTAACTCTGGCACCGGGAACTGGGGGGTGTTCAATTCGGGGAGTTATAATACCGGGATCGGTAATTCGGGGATTGCCAGCACGGGGTTGTTCAACGCGGGTGGGTTCAACACGGGTGTGGTCAATGCGGGTAGCTACAACACCGGCAGTTTCAACGCGGGGCAGGCCAATACGGGCGGTTTCAACCCGGGCAGTGTCAACACGGGTTGGTTGAACACCGGTGACATCAACACCGGGGTGGCCAACTCCGGCGACGTCAACACCGGCGCCTTCATCTCCGGTAACTACAGCAACGGCGCCTTCTGGCGGGGCGACTACCAGGGCCTGCTCGGCTTCTCCTACCGCCCCGCCGTGCTTCCCCAAACGCCGTTCCTGGACCTCACCCTCACCGGCGGACTGGGCTCCGTCGTTATCCCCGCCATCGACATTCCCGCGATCCGCCCCGAGTTCAGCGCCAACGTCGCCATCGACAGCTTCACTGTGCCGAGCATCCCGATTCCCCAGATCGACCTGGCCGCCACCACGGTCAGCGTCGGCCTCGGCCCCATCACCGTCCCGCACCTCGATATTCCACGGGTGCCCGTCACGCTGAATTACTTGTTTGGCTCACAACCCGGCGGGCCCCTGAAAATCGGTCCGATTACGGGACTCTTCAACACCCCCATCGGCCTTACCCCCCTGGCGTTAAGCCAGATAGTCATCGGTGCTAGCTCGTCGCAAGGGACCATCACGGCTTTCCTGGCCAACCTGCCGTTCAGCACCCCCGTCGTCACCATTGACGAGATCCCGCTGCTGGCCAGCATTACCGGCCACAGCGAGCCCGTCGACATCTTCCCGGGCGGCCTCACGATCCCCGCGATGAACCCGCTGAGCATCAACCTGTCCGGTGGCACCGGCGCCGTCACCATTCCGGCAATCACCATCGGCGAAATCCCCTTTGACCTCGTGGCCCACAGCACGCTCGGCCCCGTTCACATCCTCATCGACCTTCCCGCCGTGCCGGGGTTCGGGAATACGACCGGTGCTCCGTCGTCGGGTTTCTTCAACTCCGGTGCGGGTGGGGTGTCGGGGTTTGGGAATGTCGGCGCGATGGTGTCGGGTGGCTGGAATCAGGCTCCGTCGGCGTTGCTGGGTGGGGGTTCGGGTGTTTTCAACGCCGGCACGCTGCATTCGGGTGTGCTGAATTTCGGCTCTGGCATGTCGGGGCTGTTCAACACCAGCGTGTTGGGGTTGGGTGCGCCGGCGTTGGTGTCGGGTTTGGGTAGTGTCGGTCAGCAGTTGTCGGGATTGTTGGCGAGCGGGACGGCGCTGCATCAGGGTCTGGTCCTCAATTTCGGGTTGGCCGATGTGGGGTTGGGCAATGTCGGGTTGGGCAATGTCGGGGACTTTAACCTGGGTGCGGGCAACGTCGGTGGGTTCAATGTGGGTGGCGGCAATATCGGCGGCAACAATGTCGGGTTGGGCAATGTCGGGTGGGGCAACTTTGGGCTCGGGAATTCGGGGTTAACGCCGGGTCTGATGGGTTTGGGTAATATCGGGTTTGGTAATGCCGGCAGCTACAATTTCGGTTTGGCGAATATGGGTGTGGGCAATATTGGGTTCGCTAACACCGGCAGTGGGAATTTCGGTATTGGGTTGACCGGTGATAATCTGACCGGGTTCGGTGGTTTCAATACCGGCAGCGGGAATGTGGGGTTGTTTAATTCGGGGACCGGTAATGTGGGGTTCTTTAACTCTGGCACCGGGAACTGGGGGGTGTTCAATTCGGGGAGTTATAACACCGGGATCGGTAATTCGGGGATTGCCAGCACGGGGTTGTTCAACGCGGGTGGGTTCAACACGGGTGTGGTCAATGCGGGTAGCTACAACACCGGCAGTTTCAACGCGGGGCAGGCCAATACGGGCGGTTTCAACCCGGGCAGTGTCAACACGGGTTGGTTGAACACCGGTGACATCAACACCGGGGTGGCCAACTCCGGCGACGTCAACACCGGCGCCTTCATCTCCGGCAACTACAGCAACGGCGCCTTCTGGCGGGGCGACTACCAGGGCCTGCTCGGCTTCTCCTACACCAGCACCATCATTCCCGAATTCACTGTCGCGAACATCCACGCGTCCGGCGGCGCCGGACCCATCATCGTTCCGTCGATCCAATTTCCGGCAATTCCCTTGGACCTCAGCGCAACCGGCCACATCGGCGGCTTCACCATCCCGCCGGTGTCCATTTCCCCGATCACGGTTCGCATCGACCCAGTCTTCGACCTCGGCCCCATCACCGTCCAGGACATCACGATTCCCGCCCTGGGACTCGACCCCGCAACCGGTGTCACCGTGGGCCCGATATTCAGCTCAGGCTCCATCATCGATCCATTCAGCCTTACGCTGCTGGGGTTCATCAACGTTAATGTCCCCGCCATCCAAACGGCGCCCAGCGAGATTCTGCCATTCACCGTGCTGCTGAGTTCGCTTGGCGTGACCCATCTAACACCGGAAATCACCATCCCGGGATTCCACATACCCGTCGATCCAATCCATGTCGAGCTGCCCCTGTCCGTCACCATCGGACCCTTCGTGAGCCCGGAAATCACCATTCCCCAACTCCCGCTGGGCCTCGCGTTGTCCGGCGCCACCCCCGCCTTCGCCTTCCCTCTGGAGATCACCATCGACCGAATCCCAGTGGTTCTCGACGTCAACGCGCTGCTCGGCCCCATCAACGCCGGGTTGGTCATCCCGCCCGTCCCGGGATTCGGCAACACCACCGCGGTCCCGTCGTCGGGGTTCTTCAACATCGGCGGTGGCGGCGGGTTGTCGGGCTTCCACAACCTCGGCGCGGGCATGTCGGGCGTGCTCAACGCGATCTCGGATCCGCTGCTCGGATCGGCGTCGGGCTTCGCCAACTTCGGCACCCAACTCTCCGGCATCCTCAACCGCGGCGCGGACATCTCGGGTGTGTACAACACCGGCGCGCTGGGCCTGATCACCTCGGCCCTGGTCTCCGGCTTCGGCAACGTCGGCCAGCAACTGGCGGGCCTGATTTACACCGGCACCGGGCCCTAA
- the PE_PGRS49 gene encoding PE-PGRS family protein PE_PGRS49 (Member of the Mycobacterium tuberculosis PE family, PGRS subfamily of gly-, ala-rich proteins), translated as MLGGKGGDGGNGDHGGPATNPGSGSRGGAGGSGGNGGAGGNATGSGGKGGAGGNGGDGSFGATSGPASIGVTGAPGGNGGKGGAGGSNPNGSGGDGGKGGNGGAGGNGGSIGANSGIVGGSGGAGGAGGAGGNGSLSSGEGGKGGDGGHGGDGVGGNSSVTQGGSGGGGGAGGAGGSGFFGGKGGFGGDGGQGGPNGGGTVGTVAGGGGNGGVGGRGGDGVFAGAGGQGGLGGQGGNGGGSTGGNGGLGGAGGGGGNAPDGGFGGNGGKGGQGGIGGGTQSATGLGGDGGDGGDGGNGGNSGAKAGGAGGKGQAGQPNSGTEPGFGGDGGLGGAGATP; from the coding sequence GTGCTTGGCGGCAAGGGCGGCGACGGGGGCAACGGTGACCACGGTGGGCCTGCCACCAACCCGGGCAGCGGCAGCCGCGGCGGCGCCGGCGGCTCCGGCGGCAACGGTGGCGCCGGGGGTAACGCCACCGGCTCAGGCGGCAAGGGCGGCGCCGGTGGCAATGGCGGTGATGGGAGCTTCGGCGCTACCAGCGGCCCCGCCTCCATCGGGGTCACGGGCGCCCCCGGCGGCAACGGCGGCAAGGGCGGCGCCGGTGGCAGCAACCCCAACGGCTCAGGTGGCGACGGCGGCAAGGGCGGCAACGGCGGTGCCGGCGGCAACGGGGGCTCGATCGGCGCCAACAGCGGCATCGTCGGCGGTTCCGGTGGGGCCGGTGGCGCTGGCGGCGCCGGCGGAAACGGCAGCCTTAGCTCCGGCGAGGGCGGCAAGGGCGGCGACGGTGGCCACGGCGGTGACGGCGTCGGCGGCAACAGCTCCGTCACCCAAGGCGGCAGCGGCGGTGGCGGCGGCGCCGGCGGCGCCGGCGGCAGCGGCTTTTTCGGCGGCAAGGGCGGCTTCGGCGGCGACGGCGGTCAGGGCGGCCCCAACGGCGGCGGTACCGTCGGCACCGTGGCCGGTGGCGGCGGCAACGGCGGTGTCGGCGGCCGGGGCGGCGACGGCGTCTTTGCCGGTGCCGGCGGCCAGGGCGGCCTCGGTGGGCAGGGCGGCAATGGCGGCGGCTCCACCGGCGGCAACGGCGGCCTTGGCGGCGCGGGCGGTGGCGGAGGCAACGCCCCGGACGGCGGCTTCGGTGGCAACGGCGGTAAGGGTGGCCAGGGCGGCATTGGCGGCGGCACTCAGAGCGCGACCGGCCTCGGCGGTGACGGCGGTGACGGCGGTGACGGCGGCAACGGCGGCAACAGCGGCGCCAAGGCCGGCGGCGCCGGCGGCAAAGGGCAGGCCGGCCAGCCCAACTCAGGCACGGAGCCAGGGTTCGGCGGCGACGGCGGCCTCGGCGGCGCCGGCGCAACACCCTGA